In Feifania hominis, the following are encoded in one genomic region:
- a CDS encoding excinuclease ABC subunit UvrA: MPDHIEIRGARVHNLKNIDIDVPLNRIVGIAGVSGSGKSSLALGVLYAEGSRRYLESLSTYTRRRMTGAAAADVDEVLYVPASLALHQRPGVPGIRSTFGTGTELLSSLRLMFSRLASHRCPNGHYLRPSIDVAAGRELVCPECDAHFYAPSAEELAFNSQGACPACGGTGTVRTVDESTLVPDESLSIDEGAVAPWNTLMWSLMTDVCRAMGVRTDVPFSELTAQEREIVFHGPAEKKHILYQAKNSNQAGELNFTYYNAVYTVENALAKVKDEKGMKRVEKFLREDPCPDCAGTRLCAAARAPRLCGLSLDEACARPLAQLAEWVAEVPHALPEEMRPMAETICNSFLLGAKRLLDLGLGYLCLERASSTLSTGERQRMQLARAVRNRTTGVLYVLDEPSIGLHPANMVGLTGVMRDLIADGNSVILVDHDTQVLREADWFIEMGPQAGADGGTVIAQGSLETLGAGAASQIAPFLTGREKPRVRHCAAVDRMFENGIIELQTEAIHTVKPLEVSIPKGRLTAVTGVSGSGKTTLILESLIPALEAAIEGKKLPGHIRGVSADGIRRVKLIDASPIGINVRSTVATYANVHDELRKAYAKTADAKAGGYRAGDFSYNTGALRCPTCDGTGTISLDVQFLPDVEIPCPDCRGTRYRREAWQILRRSRGGECRSLPELMAMDVRRAMAACEDLKTVQGRLQVLESLGLGYLTLGEATPTLSGGEAQRLKLAAEMGRQQSDTVFVFDEPTIGLHPLDVRVLIGVFQRLLDAGATVIVIEHDLDMIANADYVVDMGPGGGELGGRIVAAGTPQQLAQNPDSLTAGYLKEILE; encoded by the coding sequence ATGCCGGATCACATTGAGATACGGGGCGCCCGTGTCCACAACCTGAAAAACATAGACATTGACGTTCCGCTGAATCGCATCGTGGGGATTGCCGGCGTTTCGGGCTCTGGCAAATCCTCGCTTGCGCTTGGCGTTCTCTATGCCGAGGGCTCCAGACGGTATCTGGAATCTCTCTCCACCTATACCAGACGGCGCATGACGGGAGCTGCGGCGGCGGATGTCGACGAGGTGCTCTATGTGCCCGCGTCGCTCGCGCTGCACCAGAGGCCCGGCGTACCCGGAATCCGCAGCACGTTCGGCACCGGTACGGAGCTTTTGAGCAGTCTGCGGCTGATGTTCTCGAGGCTTGCGAGTCACCGCTGCCCGAACGGACACTATCTCAGACCGTCGATCGACGTGGCGGCGGGCAGAGAGCTTGTCTGCCCGGAGTGCGACGCGCACTTTTACGCGCCCTCCGCCGAGGAGTTGGCGTTCAACAGCCAGGGGGCATGTCCAGCCTGCGGCGGCACGGGGACCGTGCGCACCGTGGACGAATCCACACTGGTACCCGATGAGTCCCTTTCCATTGACGAGGGAGCGGTCGCACCCTGGAACACGCTGATGTGGTCGCTGATGACCGATGTGTGCCGGGCGATGGGGGTACGCACAGATGTGCCGTTTTCCGAGCTCACCGCACAAGAGCGGGAAATCGTCTTTCACGGCCCGGCGGAGAAGAAGCACATTCTCTATCAGGCCAAGAACAGCAACCAGGCGGGCGAGCTAAATTTTACTTACTACAATGCGGTCTACACCGTTGAAAACGCCCTCGCCAAGGTAAAGGACGAAAAGGGCATGAAGCGGGTCGAAAAGTTTCTCAGAGAGGACCCCTGTCCCGACTGCGCAGGCACGCGCCTGTGTGCCGCTGCGAGAGCGCCGAGACTGTGCGGCCTCTCCCTCGACGAGGCCTGTGCAAGGCCTCTTGCGCAGCTTGCGGAGTGGGTGGCCGAGGTGCCGCACGCTCTGCCGGAGGAGATGCGGCCCATGGCTGAGACCATCTGCAATTCGTTTCTTCTGGGGGCGAAGCGGCTGTTGGATCTCGGCCTCGGCTACCTCTGCCTGGAGCGCGCAAGCTCCACACTGTCCACCGGCGAGCGCCAGCGTATGCAGCTTGCGAGAGCTGTGAGAAACCGCACCACGGGCGTGCTGTATGTGCTGGACGAGCCGTCGATCGGTCTGCACCCCGCCAACATGGTGGGCCTCACGGGCGTCATGCGGGATCTGATTGCAGATGGGAACTCCGTGATTCTGGTCGACCACGACACGCAGGTTCTCCGCGAGGCGGACTGGTTTATTGAAATGGGGCCGCAGGCCGGAGCGGACGGGGGGACTGTGATTGCGCAGGGCTCGCTTGAGACGCTTGGAGCGGGCGCCGCCTCGCAGATCGCCCCCTTTCTGACGGGGCGGGAAAAGCCGCGGGTGCGGCACTGTGCAGCAGTGGACAGGATGTTTGAAAACGGCATCATTGAGCTTCAAACCGAAGCGATTCACACCGTAAAACCGCTCGAGGTGAGTATCCCCAAAGGACGGTTGACAGCCGTGACCGGCGTGTCGGGCTCGGGAAAGACGACGCTGATTCTCGAGAGCCTGATTCCGGCTTTGGAGGCGGCCATAGAGGGGAAAAAGCTGCCCGGCCACATCAGGGGGGTGAGTGCCGACGGTATCCGGCGGGTCAAGCTGATCGACGCGTCGCCGATCGGCATCAATGTGCGTTCCACTGTGGCGACTTATGCCAATGTTCACGACGAGCTGAGAAAGGCCTACGCAAAAACAGCCGACGCCAAAGCCGGCGGATACCGGGCGGGGGACTTCTCCTACAACACGGGTGCGCTGCGCTGCCCCACCTGCGACGGCACGGGGACAATCAGCCTGGATGTTCAGTTTCTGCCCGATGTGGAGATCCCGTGCCCCGACTGCAGGGGGACGAGATACCGCAGAGAGGCCTGGCAGATCTTACGCCGGAGCAGAGGCGGAGAGTGCCGCTCTCTGCCGGAGCTGATGGCGATGGATGTCAGACGGGCCATGGCCGCCTGTGAGGATTTGAAGACCGTGCAGGGCAGACTCCAGGTGCTGGAGAGTCTGGGTCTTGGCTATCTGACGCTGGGCGAGGCCACCCCGACACTCTCCGGCGGTGAGGCCCAGCGGCTGAAGCTGGCCGCCGAGATGGGCAGGCAGCAGAGCGACACGGTCTTTGTCTTCGACGAGCCGACCATCGGGCTGCATCCGCTGGATGTGCGGGTGCTCATCGGCGTATTTCAAAGGCTTCTTGACGCGGGGGCGACGGTCATTGTCATCGAGCATGATCTGGATATGATTGCAAATGCCGACTACGTGGTGGACATGGGGCCGGGCGGCGGTGAACTGGGCGGCCGAATCGTGGCGGCCGGCACACCTCAGCAGCTCGCGCAAAATCCGGACAGTCTCACCGCAGGCTATCTCAAAGAGATTCTGGAATAG
- a CDS encoding Cof-type HAD-IIB family hydrolase — protein sequence MNPYQIVFSDIDGTLLDSTFRVREATAAKIRELDRRGIPFILVSARMPRAIYLIQDAIGVRYPIVCHSGALTLDEERRPVRSIGFDKALALELLSRIGPAWPGTSLNLYADDRWLVDDAQDPRIVFESEVIEVPAEQGDFGELLSGVDQVHKILLICQPETTDQIAREITEAYPMLAAHRSSTTYLEITDRSAVKSGAVRAICEHYGIPLEKAVSFGDNFNDVDMLRATGLGVAMANAPEPVRRSADRITLDNNHEGVLHMLEQLGL from the coding sequence ATGAACCCCTATCAAATTGTCTTTTCCGACATCGACGGAACCCTGCTCGACAGCACCTTTCGCGTCCGGGAGGCCACCGCTGCCAAAATCCGCGAACTCGATCGGCGGGGCATTCCCTTTATCCTGGTGTCGGCGCGCATGCCGCGGGCCATCTATCTGATTCAGGACGCCATCGGCGTGCGTTACCCCATTGTCTGCCACAGCGGCGCGCTGACACTCGATGAAGAACGCCGCCCCGTGCGCAGCATCGGCTTCGACAAGGCGCTCGCACTCGAGCTGCTCAGCCGAATCGGTCCCGCCTGGCCCGGAACTTCTCTCAATCTCTACGCGGACGACCGCTGGCTTGTCGACGACGCGCAGGACCCGCGCATCGTCTTTGAGAGTGAGGTCATCGAAGTTCCCGCCGAGCAGGGCGACTTCGGTGAGCTGCTCAGCGGGGTCGATCAGGTTCACAAAATTCTGCTCATCTGCCAGCCGGAGACAACCGACCAGATCGCCCGGGAAATCACCGAGGCCTATCCCATGCTCGCCGCTCACCGGTCCAGCACCACCTACCTCGAAATCACCGACCGCAGCGCCGTCAAATCGGGGGCGGTGCGCGCCATCTGCGAACACTATGGCATTCCGCTTGAGAAAGCCGTCTCGTTCGGCGACAACTTCAACGATGTGGACATGCTGCGCGCCACCGGCCTCGGCGTCGCCATGGCAAACGCCCCCGAACCGGTGCGCCGCAGCGCTGACCGCATTACGCTCGACAACAACCATGAGGGCGTCTTGCACATGCTCGAACAGCTCGGGCTGTAG
- a CDS encoding MATE family efflux transporter, with protein sequence MKIAKLFEAQDVTTGTPWLRITQLTVPMLLGNIAQQLYNTVDTIVVGRYVGDNALAAVGGASPILNLLLVLFIGISTGAGILVSQRFGAHDREGLARVIGNCITVTAIATVISMAIGVLAARPLLRLMHTPPAVYEWCADYLTIFFLGIAGFVYYNILSGILRGLGDNVSALLFLLVSTAINIVLDLWFVAGFGMGVAGVALATVIAQGISAVLCTWKLFRMRKHFHLKKSDLRLDASCVRGIIGLGLPSGVSQGVFSISALLVQSLTNSLGEIVMACNVVVMRIDGFAMMPAFSIGVAMTTYAGQNYGAGQTRRLRDGARQGILVALVMSAVLTGGILLFGEQLAWIFTDTQALIGMSVQMLRILAVGYLVFGVSQALSGFMRGIGDTRTPMWIAIITQVVLRLPLAYLFAWLSRDAEYPNGRPESLFASLVISWTIAAVLTVAAYRRKVRKLMKGVAQVQGAQA encoded by the coding sequence TTGAAAATTGCAAAACTGTTTGAGGCACAGGATGTCACGACCGGAACGCCGTGGCTGCGTATCACACAGCTGACTGTGCCGATGCTGCTGGGCAACATTGCCCAGCAGCTCTACAACACGGTCGACACCATTGTCGTCGGCCGCTATGTGGGTGACAACGCGCTGGCTGCGGTCGGCGGGGCGTCTCCGATTCTCAATTTGCTGCTGGTGCTGTTCATTGGCATCTCGACGGGCGCGGGGATTCTGGTCTCGCAGCGCTTTGGCGCACACGACCGCGAGGGGCTTGCGAGAGTGATTGGAAACTGCATCACCGTCACCGCGATTGCGACGGTGATCAGCATGGCAATCGGCGTACTTGCGGCGCGGCCGCTGCTTCGGCTCATGCATACGCCGCCGGCTGTCTACGAGTGGTGTGCAGACTATCTGACCATCTTCTTTTTGGGCATTGCCGGCTTTGTCTATTACAACATCCTCTCGGGTATTCTGCGCGGCCTGGGAGACAATGTGTCGGCGCTTCTGTTTTTGCTCGTGTCAACGGCGATCAACATCGTGCTCGATCTCTGGTTTGTGGCCGGGTTCGGCATGGGTGTTGCGGGCGTGGCGCTGGCGACCGTGATCGCGCAGGGGATTTCGGCGGTGCTCTGCACATGGAAGCTGTTTCGCATGCGTAAGCACTTCCACCTGAAAAAGAGCGATCTGCGTCTTGACGCCTCGTGCGTGCGGGGAATCATCGGACTCGGTCTGCCGAGCGGCGTCTCGCAGGGTGTGTTCTCCATCTCGGCGCTGCTGGTGCAGTCGCTGACAAACAGCCTCGGGGAAATCGTGATGGCCTGCAACGTCGTCGTGATGCGCATCGACGGCTTTGCCATGATGCCCGCGTTTTCCATCGGGGTGGCAATGACGACCTACGCCGGCCAGAATTACGGCGCGGGACAGACGAGACGTCTGCGCGACGGTGCACGGCAGGGAATCCTGGTGGCGCTCGTTATGTCGGCGGTTCTGACAGGGGGAATCCTGCTCTTCGGCGAGCAGCTCGCCTGGATTTTTACCGACACGCAGGCCCTCATCGGCATGAGTGTACAGATGCTGCGCATTCTCGCGGTGGGCTATCTGGTCTTCGGTGTGAGCCAGGCGCTCAGCGGCTTTATGAGAGGGATTGGAGATACGAGAACACCGATGTGGATTGCGATCATCACGCAGGTCGTTTTGCGGCTGCCGCTCGCGTATCTGTTTGCATGGCTCAGTCGGGATGCAGAGTACCCGAACGGCCGGCCGGAGTCGCTGTTTGCGTCTCTTGTCATCTCCTGGACGATCGCAGCGGTCCTCACCGTTGCCGCCTACCGGCGCAAGGTGCGAAAGCTGATGAAGGGCGTCGCCCAAGTGCAAGGCGCGCAGGCGTGA
- a CDS encoding glycerate kinase family protein: protein MKKFLLIPDSFKGTMSSQEICDIMQRAITHNIPGAEIIKIPVADGGEGSVDAFLSALSGERRSVTVSGPFGESVAACYGVVDGGSTAVIEMAACAGLPLVGDHPDPLRATTYGVGELIAHAAKSGCKKIIVGLGGSATNDAGAGAASALGVCFSNAAGETFVPTGGTLERVAHIDLSGLMTELSSVEILTMCDIDNPLFGETGAAHVFAPQKGADEEMVRQLDRGLRHMDEVVRRDLGRDLAGTPGAGAAGGMGFGMLAFLSSKLQMGIETVLDTVRFDELLDGVDLVLTGEGKIDSQSIRGKVVIGVAARTQRAGVPLIAIVGDIGDGAEAAYDRGVSGIFSINRVAVPYREAKLRAHDDLYLTVDNLFHFLGVVHR from the coding sequence TTGAAAAAGTTTCTGCTCATCCCCGACTCGTTCAAGGGCACCATGTCCTCCCAGGAGATCTGCGACATCATGCAGCGCGCCATCACTCACAACATCCCCGGCGCCGAAATCATCAAAATTCCCGTGGCCGACGGCGGCGAGGGCAGCGTGGACGCCTTTCTCAGTGCCCTGTCCGGCGAGCGCCGCAGCGTCACGGTCAGCGGCCCGTTCGGCGAGTCGGTGGCCGCCTGCTACGGTGTCGTCGACGGCGGGAGCACCGCCGTCATCGAAATGGCGGCCTGCGCCGGTCTTCCTCTGGTGGGGGATCACCCCGATCCTCTGCGCGCCACCACATACGGCGTCGGCGAGCTGATCGCCCACGCCGCCAAAAGCGGCTGCAAAAAAATCATCGTCGGCCTCGGCGGCAGCGCCACCAACGACGCCGGCGCCGGTGCCGCCTCGGCTCTTGGAGTATGCTTTTCCAATGCAGCCGGCGAGACTTTTGTGCCCACGGGCGGTACGCTCGAGCGGGTTGCGCACATTGATCTCTCCGGTCTCATGACAGAGCTTTCGTCCGTCGAAATTCTCACCATGTGCGACATCGACAACCCGCTCTTCGGCGAGACGGGCGCCGCCCATGTCTTCGCGCCGCAGAAAGGGGCCGATGAGGAAATGGTTCGTCAGCTCGACCGCGGTCTGCGTCACATGGACGAGGTCGTCCGCCGGGATCTCGGCAGAGACCTTGCCGGCACTCCCGGCGCGGGCGCCGCGGGCGGTATGGGCTTCGGGATGCTCGCTTTTCTCTCGTCGAAGCTCCAGATGGGCATCGAGACCGTCCTTGACACCGTGCGCTTCGACGAGCTGCTCGACGGGGTCGATCTCGTGCTCACCGGCGAGGGCAAGATCGACTCCCAGTCCATTCGGGGCAAGGTCGTCATCGGCGTCGCCGCGCGCACGCAGCGCGCGGGCGTTCCACTCATCGCCATTGTCGGCGATATCGGAGACGGCGCCGAAGCCGCCTACGACCGGGGAGTCAGCGGCATTTTCAGCATCAACCGCGTCGCCGTGCCCTACCGGGAGGCAAAGCTGCGCGCGCACGACGACCTCTATCTCACAGTCGACAATCTGTTCCATTTCCTCGGAGTCGTCCACCGCTGA
- a CDS encoding L-lactate dehydrogenase — protein MTVNRSKVVIVGAGNVGSTIAFNLVIAGVCDEVMLLDVNAEKARGEVLDLRHCVEYASRNIRVKTGSYADCSDADIVVITASAPRGGTIDRLEMLGATAKIVGDIVTPIMASGFNGHFIVISNPVDVMAYYVWRLSGLPKNQVIGTGTALDSARLKTLIGELMNIDPRSVQGYTMGEHGDSQMIPWSHVTVGGKSFLEIVADDRARFGEVDLEGLLSRTVRSGFEVLSRKGNTQFGIAGATVGIIKAILFDENRMIPVSTLLDGEYGESDVFCGVPAILNRTGVKEIGEFHLTPEELRRFHASADIIRQAIASLPPEGGASL, from the coding sequence ATGACAGTCAACCGCAGCAAAGTCGTCATAGTGGGCGCCGGAAACGTCGGGTCCACCATCGCGTTCAATCTTGTCATCGCAGGGGTCTGCGACGAGGTGATGCTCCTTGATGTCAACGCTGAAAAGGCTCGCGGCGAAGTGCTCGACCTGCGCCACTGCGTTGAATATGCCAGCCGCAACATCCGCGTCAAGACCGGCTCCTACGCCGACTGCTCCGACGCCGACATTGTGGTCATCACTGCCTCGGCGCCGCGCGGCGGAACAATCGACCGGCTCGAGATGCTCGGCGCCACGGCCAAAATCGTCGGTGACATCGTCACGCCCATTATGGCCAGCGGCTTCAACGGTCATTTTATTGTGATTTCCAACCCGGTCGACGTCATGGCCTACTATGTCTGGCGCCTCTCGGGTCTGCCGAAAAACCAGGTCATCGGCACCGGCACGGCGCTCGATTCGGCCCGCCTGAAGACGCTCATCGGCGAGCTGATGAACATTGACCCGCGCAGCGTTCAGGGCTACACCATGGGCGAACACGGCGACAGTCAGATGATCCCCTGGAGCCATGTCACCGTCGGCGGCAAGAGCTTTCTTGAAATCGTCGCCGACGACCGCGCGCGCTTCGGCGAGGTCGACCTCGAGGGTCTCCTCTCGCGGACGGTCCGCTCGGGCTTTGAGGTACTCAGCCGTAAGGGCAACACCCAGTTCGGAATCGCAGGTGCCACAGTCGGTATCATCAAGGCCATTCTCTTTGATGAAAACCGTATGATTCCGGTCTCCACGCTGCTCGACGGCGAGTACGGCGAAAGTGATGTCTTCTGCGGCGTGCCCGCCATCTTGAACCGTACCGGCGTCAAGGAGATCGGCGAATTCCACCTCACGCCTGAGGAACTGCGGCGCTTTCACGCCTCGGCGGATATCATCCGTCAGGCCATTGCGAGCCTGCCCCCTGAGGGAGGTGCGTCGCTTTGA